AGTTGTGTATCTGCATATTGTTCATTGAGACCAGCGCTGAGGCTGGTCGCTGGGGACAGCACCTGGGGAGGGCCTGGCTCACCCCGCTGCATGATAGCCTGGCCTAAGCAGTCCGTGGTTTGTGTAGGCTGCTCAGAAAGTACCCAAACTGGTATTTTACAAATGCGGGGAGTAACTggaaacacagacacacagcaaaCAAAGGAGACCTGGTGGTTCTGGTGCACTGGGAAGATCCCAGCCATGCGCGTTGGTCTGTGCTAACTAGTCTGCAAGCACCAAAGAAAGACAGGTCTCTATAGTCAAAGCAAGACAGGGGCTGATTAATGAGCTCAGGCAGAGAATGTTGGTGGGACTTTGGAAATGGCCAGGCAGCAACTGTCCCAGCattaccatttttcttttcccccagttGCTGGGAAACTCCACCAAGGAATTCAGGGTGTAGAAAGCAACTGTGGTTGTTGGTAACTGCTTCCTTTAAACTGGGGAGTTAGGGGAGGCTGTATCACTTCTATTAATGTTTTGTCCTGGTCAGGACACAGAGGGATGTGTGAAGCTGTGTGGCACAGATGAGACTTAGGTCTGCATTTTCACATAGAGCAGGGGATGAAGGCCTCTTGGTCGCAGTCCTTTTAAAGCCAGGATGTACGTAGTACTGTAGGAAGTAACCTGATGTTAGCCAGGGAAGAACAAAATGTCTTCACATCCCCGTTCTCTTTTTGCTCAGGATCTTCTGCGACTCTTGCTGGGCCCTCAGTGGGAGTCGAGGCGCAAAGGGCTCTGAGCTCATTGCGTGGAAGGAAAGTTTGCCTGGGCCCCTCGCTCAGATCTGTTAGATTGCTGTCTTgacaagaacatttttttccccaggcgTTCCTTCGGtaggaggcacaggctgcagggtgacAAAGGAGATGGTGTTGGAGTACTTAAGCTTTCAGCTGGCAGGCAGCCATCCAGATCTTGGCTTGTGTGAGGGGGCAATCGGAGAAAGAAGTTggggaggaaaagcagctgtcTGTAGCACTGCAGTTCTTGTTGTGCCCACGAGATGGAGGAAGCTGCATGCAAGCTGGGTAATGATGGGAGAGGGGGCTCACCCCATCGTGTGGGCTACTTCTGCTTCAAGGAACCACTAAGAAGCATAGAGATGGGGTTTTGTTGGGGGGAGGAGTGGGCTGCAGGTGAAGTACGGTGTTCCAAAGGACAAGGCAGTGCCATCCTTGTTTGCGCTGCAGGATAGGGTTAAGCAACTTGGTCACGGGTCTCAGTTTGAAAACTAAGCTCCCGGTCTCTGCAGTTCTTGCTCTTATCTAAGACAGCTTCATCAGATCACCATCGCCCACTTCTGTGTTCCTCAAGGTCCACATCCACCCTGTTTGGTGGTGCAGATGAGTCTGGTTGTGGGAGCTACCTGGATGTAGTTGTCTTTGCCTCCCTCTTGTCTCATTCTTGTTCCCAGAGCATGCAGGGCAGCTCCCCTCACTCGGGACTGGTACTTAGTTTAGGATGCTAACTCAACACTGGCCAGACTGTTGGTGCTAAAGGTTACCAACCATTGGGAACCATTGCTTGTAATGTGGTGGAACCTGGCAGTTTTCTCTTTGGGGAAATATGTGCCAACAGGGGAGTAATTAAAGCTGTACATAAAGGATCTGGACAACCCTCCTTTGCTTGTATAGGGGCTGTGCCACAGCTCTCAATAGACCATAGTCCCAGACTGCACATATATTCCACCCCATCTCCCCGTGCAGTCCTTACCATGCTTGTCACCACGTGATGGTGGCATCTCTCTACCATCATCCATCTGGGGGTGAAACAGGGAGTTGGGTGCTGAAATTGGGAGCTCGTACTGTTGGATCTGACACTGAGAGCACGTAGGGGGAGTGATGAGCTGGCACATCCCTTCTGTGGAGCAGCCTCAGAGGGGCAGATTTCTGTCTTGACTCACCAGCAAGATTCAGTAGGAGGGTGGTGTGGATTCATGGTTGTCATTAATGTGGATATAGATTTGATGTGGCATTTCTCTTCAGCGAGAGCGAGGTGAGCAGCGTCTGACCTGAGATTTGGCTGCACTTAGGCTACCTCTCTGACCCTGTTTTTGTCTCTCTCCCCACCACCGCAGGCTCGGGCCCAAGCGGAGGCCCTCCACATTGGGGATGTACACTTTTCTGTCAAGCCTGGTTCTAGCACCTCATCTCCCAAGCTCCACTCCAGCGCCGCCGTGCACCGGCTCAAGAAAGACATCCGGCGATGCCACCGCATGTCCCGGCGTCCCCTGCCCCGTCCCGACCCCCAGAATGGCGGAAGTGTGGGTGGCGGGGCCGGCATCCGTCCCCCCGTCTCGCCCTTCTCGGAGACCGTCCGCATCATCAACCGCAAGGTGAAACCCCGTGAGCCCAAGCGCAGCCGCATCATCCTCAACCTCAAAGTCATTGACAAAGGTGGGAAGCCGGCCAGCGGGTCTGGGGCCCTGGCTCGACCCAAGATCCCTTCCCGAAACCGCGTCATTGGTAAGAGCAAAAAGTTCAGTGAGAGCGTCCTCCGCACTCAGATCCGCCACATGAAGTTTGGCGGCTTCTCGCTTTACAATAAGCCGTCCGCTGCGCCCGCCCCCTCTCTGGAGGGCAAGGGGGAGGCCGAAGGCTCCCAGGCAGCCTCCTGTGGGCTCATGATGGGTTCCACTCCATACGATgcccccagctccagctcctctggCTGCCCATCGCCTGCGCCCCACTCCTCCTCTGACCCGGATGATTCCCCTCCGAAGCTGCTTCCCGAGACCCTGAGCCCAGCCATTCCCGACTGGCGTGAGTCAGAGGTCCTTGATCTCTCCATCCCACCTGAGTCAGCTGCCACAAGCAAGCGTTCTCCCTCCAGAGGCTGCAGCGGGGGGCAGACGCCCTCCTTGCCCCTTTCCTCTTCCGACCCAGAGCTGGAGGCCAGCGACTGGCGTCCCGAGATGTCCCCTTGCTCTAACGTGGTGGTCACGGATGTCACCAGCAACCTGCTCACGGTCACCATCAAGGAGTTCTGCAATGCGGAGGATTTTGAGAAGGTGGCGGCGGCGGGTGGCGGGGGAGGTGGCAGCAAGTGAGCCAGCCAGGTGCCCCTGCTCCAGAGGCATGGGGGCTCTACCTGTGAGAAGTCGTGGTGTGAATGGCTGTCCTTGGTTCTCTCCTTCTCCCCTGCGCTGTCCCTCTGCCCTCATGGCcacccttcctcctcctcttcctctcctgctcGGTCCATCCAGTGCAGAGGTCAGAGCGTTGCAGTGGGGGGAGTCAGGAGGCAGGGTGGGCCGTGGTGGGGCCGAAGAGTGGTTGTTTGTCCTTGAATGTGGTGGTGTCCAACTGGCGGTGGAGCCTTTGGGGTGAGCGTGTTTCTGTGTGCCTGTGGGGTGGCAGGGGGCTGCTCCTCCACCCTTCCCCTTCCATCTTTGACTGAAGAGGAGCTCCAGACCCTCAAGAGGTGGGTAGAAGGAGGGCTGGAGCCCACATCCCTGAGCCTTCTCCCACAAGGTGCACGCAGTCTCTTCCATTCCTGTATTTTTCCCCTGCTGTGACCTGTATCCTACCGTCCTTACCCTCCTTGGCCCGTGGCCTGAATCCACCATCTCTGTGCCACAGTGGTGGATCCAGATGTCCCGCAAGGAGGAGAGGGGTGTGAGGTGAAGTGTCATAGCTGCAAGGTGCTCACGACAAAGCTGGGGTGGCTGGGAGAGCCCCACACAGCAAACATCCCATGGTGGCTTCTCTGGTCCTGCAACTATCGGTGCTACCTTGGCAGTTGTATGGTCACTTTCAGGCAGCCTGGTGTCTCATCTTCCCCTGCATCTTCCAGcatgctcagcactgcaggtggaATAGGAGAAAAAGGGAGCCTCCCTCCAGCCAAACCTTCCTTCTGGCATTCATCACTTGCACTTGCTGGCGGAGAGGGCATCAAATGTACCttctccaccccttccagttcCTCTGTGGTGGGAGTGGGAGCACCCGTCCTTCAGTCTGGGAGGAGATAGTGGtctcctgcctcctctgcaAGCTTCCCCTGAGCCGTTTTGCTCCCTCAGAGGGAAGGATGGGTGCTAAAGTGGGTGATGTGCTCTTCCCGCTCCCTCTCATCTCTCCTGTTGCCCTCTCTGTCTAGGATGTTCTGGAAGGAGTattcccttctgtttttccaggaTCTGAAATGGCCCCTTACAACTGCCACCAAAGGTGCTAACAAGAAATTACTCTCACATTGCAAGCCTGTGTGCTGGCTCTCTCTCAGAGCACCTCTGGGTTGATACAGACATTCCTTCTCCTTGGCCCTTGCAAGTAAGAGCAAGTGAGATCACAGCTCTTTCTCTGGTGCTCTTCTCATGCCCAAAACGAGCTCTCTTCTCTACCTGCCACTTCTGGCTTGCTTATCTCCGTACCACCCTAAGCGTTGTGGTGAGATGCcactccttcctctcccttctctaCTTGCATGTGGCTGGGCTGTAAGGGCAAGGAAAAGGTGCTGATGGATCAACCTGTGGGAGAGCCTCCCCTCCCAACCCTGTCCCCACTGCTGGGATTGGGGCAGGGGGTTTTACTTCTACATCTATGGTGCAGAGGTGGGAAAGGGTGGAGAGAATTCCCCACTCTGAGGCCTGCAGATGTGCTCTGAGCGGGTGAACACGAGTGGAGCTGACCCTTTGGTGCTTCTGCATGAGGGACAGGGTGCTGGCAGCTGACTGCCCTGGGCAGTGCTCCTGCCTGGAGCTGTCATTTTGTGGTCTGAGGGCAGCAGCGAGGCGGTCTGTGGGAGAGAACTGGGGCGGCAGGAGGACCAACTGACCGCCGATTGTAATTAGAGCCTCCCTAATTGCAGCTCCTGAGTCGGTGCAGTGAAAGCTTCACTGCCTGCCCACAGTGATGCCTCGTAGCGGATGGCATTTGTGTTGGGTTCAAGGGGGCTCCGGGTGCTGTGAACTCCACCCTTGGCAcacctcttcctttctcttcccttaaGAGCTCAGTGGGTGCTTTGGGGATGCGGCTGCATTCACAGCTGAAGCCAGGGCAGGGAGAAAGAGACTTCCCCGATCCATTCACCCAAGCTAAGGCTTCCTATAACGTGTTGGACTCGTGTGCGTGTCTGTATTAATACCTGCCTGTATTCTTTGTGTCTTTACTTTTGCATCTTTCTGTGCCTGGCACACCCAAGGTCCCTTATTTGAGCATAGCCTATCCATTGCTTCAAGCATGAGCAGTCTGTAGTTCTGgggaaaagcattttcttagGGAAGCAGCAAGGAggtgcttctctttttgtttcccccccctTCTAAGCAACAACAATGAGAAACCACAACAATTTGGAGGCTGCAGGATAAGAGGAGCTTTGTGGGGTTGATGCAAACTGGCCTGTCACCTTAGGTTGTTTAGTTGCTGTTTGGTGTGTATGTGGtgatgtgttttgttctgtgataATGAGGTTCTGAAACAAATCAAAGCGTTTAAGTGGGAGATAAAAGGGAACTTTAATAGGAAACTCGATGTGTTGTGGCCGAGGTGCGTTGGCTTGGCAGACTTCTTTTCGCCAATGTCTCTTATATAGTGTTCTTTGGGGGCGGGGGGCAGGAACTGCGTAGTTAAAGGGGTTTTGCCTTTCTCCGGAGTGACAAGCAAAGGGGACCGTCTGAAGAGCACACGGTGGGTCGTGGTAGGGGTGCTGTCGTGGCGGGGAAACTCGTGCAGTAGATCCTCTTTGCAGAGGATGAAAGGAGTGCCATCCGGCTTGCAGACACAGCTCAACCGCCTGCGCCACGCGTCGCTCCCCGGGCGCGTCGCCAGGTGGGAATCAAACCCTGAACCTCTGGATCTGGAACACAGATCCTGTGCTGCTTCCAGGTACAGGCTGCTATCTGGAAGTCTCCAAGTGCCCTCGGGTGGACGCGCCGCTTGGGGCCGACCAACCGACCTTCGTATTTATGTGGGTTACGCTCTTCCTCCTCAGTTTTTGCCCTTGCTCTTGAATGGAgacgggggaaaaaaagatccatCCGTGCCCTTTGGAAAGGGCGTGAGGTTGAGGGGGAGGAGTTCATTTGAAAGtatccctttcccttccccgTACACcctaggaaaacaaaaacaaaaccagggaGATATTCTCTGTGTCTGTGCCATGTTTGTTCTCTTGTCGTCGTGTTTTTAGAGGAGATTTTATGATGGAGtggaaaaagtgaaatgattagttttgcataaaaaaaaaaaaaaaacagagaaaagcttaaaaaaaaaaagtttctacagggagagagagagagcgagagagagtTTAACAATGAATAATAAATGCGGTGATTGCACAAACTGTAGCGGTATTAGGCGGTCCTTAGAGAAAAGAGTATTTTGTAGTATGGAAGCATGTGTGTCTGGGGTGGTGTTGGGTTGCTTGAACCGGAGGGAAAGGCATTCTGGGACTGGCAGCGATCTCCGAGCGGAGAAGGCGAGTTGCGTGTTGGAGGAACCCCGTCTGTCTGCAGCCCCCTCCGCCCGTGCCTCCCACGTGTCGGGGTTCCCTTCCCTCCCGTTCCTCTTCTGTGAGTTAAGATGGAGTCTCCAAATGGCTTTTCCGGCCAAGCAGCCCTCAGCAGCGGCTGCTCTTGGCCCACCACGTGGAAACAGTTGACTTTCTTTGCATGCACAGCAAGCTGCTAAGATTTGGGGTCAGCATGCGACATTCCTGCCAGATGGCCgcctcttctcccttccccttgTCAGAGCAGGATGTAGCACAGTGAGCTCATTTGGGAACGGGATGCACCTCCCCTCCATAGGGtctttttaaactgagacaggggaggtttagattagatatcaggaggaagtttttcactcagagggtggtgacgcactggaacaggttgcccaaggaggctgtggatgccccatccctggaggcattcaaggccaggctggatgtggctctgggcagcctggtctgctggttggtgaccctgcacatagcagggggttgaaactggatgatcgttgtggtccttttcaacccaggccgtttGATTGCTCTATGATTCTCCCAGTGTCAGGTAGGGAATGGCAGTTTTCTTGCAGGATTCACCATGTCAGGACAGAGAACCCAGCCCCATCCATGTGTCCCATTGCTGATTGTCACCACGTCCTCAGGGCAGGTGAAGGAGCTGCCCCATGCACTCAGGCTTTGCCGAGGTTGAGATGTACACCCTCTTCTCCAGGTTCTTTGTGGGGAGGTGGGGCTCCGACAGGGTTTTGCTTGAGCGGGACCATGTTCTTCCACTTCAGCTTATTGGAGCTGTCCTAATGTTGTCCTAACATTTCAGAGCAAGGAGGTGTACTGTTGTACACCGTATTCCCCATCTGAGATGGTCACATATTCATCTGTTGTGGGGAGAAGGGAAGCCACCAGCTCTAGGGGATGCTAGGACAGATTTTCTCACCTGGACTTCTCTTGGCTTAGCAGCGGTAGGCGATGGACATACTGCCGCCTCCCgcagccagggctgctcctggggattttctcttctctctgagCTCTGTCAATGCTTCCCACTGCTTTCAGCTTGGACCTGCCGCCTCCTGACTCGTGCTCTTTTCACTGAGCAAAACGGGACCGGAGAGGTGTGCAGACAGAGATGCAAGCTCCTTTAGGGATGGGAAAACAAGCAGGCTGTGGTGAGCTGCTGTTgcgttttgttttcagcagacAAGGGAGCATTTCTCTACGTCTCCCCTTTCTGAAGTTCCCAGGGAGATTTAGGAAAGAATAAttgaaaggcaaaacaaaacaccacctATCCTGTTCTTCACCAGGTAGGAGCTGTCTCTGAGCTGAGTCTTCCTAGGGATTCCACTCCCTTTCCCAGCCCCTCTCTATGGAGggggctccagcagctcccGGTGCTTGGAGGTGGCCGCATCCCGATCCCTCCTGGCAGGGATGGGAATGTCTTCCCTGGGCTCTGCCCTGCTGAAGGTCACTGCCCCAGGTCCCTGCGCTCCTGCCTGCCTTGGGGCAGTGTGGGAGTGGATCCTCCCCCCGGGGAGGTGTGACAAACCTGGAGCGTGTGCCTGGCTACGTGCTgatatttttccccttccccactTTCCAACGAGACCTTTCCCTCCTTGCCTGGCGCATCCTTTTACTCCAATGTCGCTTGCTTTTTGCTGCATCTTTCAATAGCCCAATAATCTTGCAAGAGCTGGGatcttatttactttttttatataGAAATCTATAAAAGAAATgcccccttccctctccccctccccttctccccacCGCCCTCCACCGTGTTGCTGAGGGTTGGGTTTGAGGCTGGGCATTAGGGACAGAGGAGGGCTGAGCATGGCTTTGGAAATGCCCTTCTCTGTGCTTCCTGCTTCAGGTGGTTCCAGCAAGCATCTCGATGCTGTGGGTTTGAGCAAAAAagtggctttatttttaattttttttcattattttttttttgtaaggtCCTCCCCAGTGcacttggtttctttttggGAGGGACAGATGAGAGGAGACGGACTGTCTCCATCCTTGCTCGTTCCTCCTTTgctcatccatccatccatccatcttctgctttcattcccACACGGGGTTTGGTCCCCATCTGTTCAGGGCTTGggcttctttctcccttcttacAGCTTTCTCCTCCCAGCAGTGAGAGGttctgcccccagccctgctgggaagCACACAGGCTCAGGCCGTGCTCTCAGGCAGAACCCCTCTTTCAGGATtgtttctcattcattttctttctgtatagaTAGCCGCCCAGCGGCGACAAAGGACAAGGCCCTGCCTCATCCATTTCTCCCTCTCACCCTCCCCAGTGTCAAGCATAGGCTGAAACCCCACAGATCCTGAGCTGGTGCAGCACTGGAGCCCTTCTCCTCCTCATAGAGAAGGTCGGAGCTGCTCCCAGAGCGCTGGGGGGGCTCCAGTGCAGCCCATCCATCTCCTTATCTCCCCTCACTCAGCATACGGAGTGAAGGCggtcatttttgttgttgttattattgtttaatttaaaatgaaccTAAATATGTATCTTCTTttattgttaattattattttggaggagaaaaagcaaagcatataaaaaaaatgGCGCCCGGATGAATTGTATTATCTATAGagctttccttctttatttgGTCTCAACggttttcatttctcagtaGAGCGTTtgcctttgttgttttctgttccaTCCAGTTCCCAGCTGGCTAAACTCTGAgcggaggaagaggagggagggggggagaggggggcaCAGTGGGGAGGTGATGGGATCACCCCATCCCCGCTGCCCCCGCACGGAAGCGGTTGGCTCCAGGTTTGGGgtatggggatggggggagggggggggggttgtgctGATGATTCTTGTATTCTCTTgtacattttgttctttctgctgctcttgAATATTGTATCGATGCCAGAAATGGggagttaaaaaataataataataataattaaaaaaaaaaaaaaaaaagacacacacaaataaataaataaccccaATAAATTGTTACATTCCAAAAGCTGCTGTTGTCTTACTGTAAGAAATGTTGAAGGTCACAGCCCCCAAAGCGCTGCATTGGGCTGCAGGCCCTAGAAACAGTCCCGGAAGGGCCACGCGGTGCATCCACAGCTCCCATAGCGGTGGGGTGACGTGCCTTAGTGCCTTGGCTCTATGGGAGCAGCGAGTGCTGCCCGCCCAAACTGAGAGTGGTGGAGGCTCGGTGCTGCTTGCATTGTGCCATTGGGTTTGGCCGTGTCTCCGTGTGCCACGGTGCCAGTGGAGTGGCCAGCAGAGCCATCTTTGGCTCACGCATTAGGGCTGGACATGGGGATAACTCCAGTGAGGTTCTATCTGCATGTGTGGGAACAGTGCCAGTGGGAGGTGATGTAAGCTGTGTTGGTGGGAATAAGGGAATAAAGGAAATAGAGGGATCGAGCACCGTACAGACTGTGGGTCTGCATGTAGGTGGGCTGGGAGCACTGTGTTGGATCATCTCCTGGGTGAATTATGGAATCATatcgtagaatggcctgggttgaaaaggacctcaaagatcatccagtctcaacccctctgctatgtgcagggtcaccaaccaccagagccacatccagcctggccttgaatgcctccagggatggagcatccacaacctccttaggCAACCTTTTCCATTGCTTCACCGcactctgtgtgaaaaacttcctcctaaatcCCCAGCCTGAGGCCCCAACACCTTTTCCCGTCCTACCTTTAGGACACCCCTTTGAGGtgcctgccccatagagacaccATTTGGGCGCTGATTGCAGATGGTAAATCTGACTGAACTGATCGCTCCAGGCTGAAGTTGGCATTGCCACTAAGGGCTGTACCCTGTGTGTGTGCCATGGCTCCATGGAGAGGTGGGTTAGGTTAgaattagggttagggttaggagCCTTCCCACTGCAGTGTGTGGTTTGGGGCTGGATGCGATGTAATGGAGCTGATTGCTTCCTCCTCAGTGCTCTTTTAGGATGAGAAGTAATGGCcccaagttgcaccagaggaggttcaggttggatactcCTTCTCagtaagagcagtgctgcagtggcacaggctgcccatggaggtggtgcagtcaccgtccctgcaggtgttccagagccgtgtggatgtggcactgagtggtcagtgggcacggtggggatgggctggccGTTGGACCAGGTGATCGTAGAGGTTTTCTCCAGCCTTAACGgttggttctgtgattctccttgatgtgctgtgctgtgcactccGGTACTGAGCAAGGAGCAAGCAGGTGCCCGAGGTACCCCATTCATATGAAGGATGGGAAGAGAGGGCCGGCTGCATGCACCCGCTCCCCGGGCAGCCCCACGGCTCCCTCCTGGAGAGCCGCACGTCGCTCCGGACCGAGGGCAATGCCGGCGCTGCCGCTCCCGTTCCCGGCGGAGCGGTGGGggcggcccggcggcggcggcgggggcggcgcgTGTGGCTCCGGCTGATATAAGCAcggcgcggcggggcccggcgccggtgctgctgctgccggtAGCGTCTGCCTCTCCGGCTGCTGCCCGTCCCTCCGTCCACCCTTCCATCCACCCTTCCGTCCATCTATCCATCCGTCCAACCATCCATCCTTCCGTCCgtcccccctccctccctccgtCCCCGCTTTATTTTCTCGCCGTCCGCGGGCTCGGGCCCCCCACGCCGCTGCCACCCTGAAGTTTCTGGCGGTGCTGCTGGCGGCGGGCATGCTGGCTTTCCTGGGGGCCATCATCTGCATCATCGCCAGCGTCCACCCGGCGGGCACCGCCGCTCCCGCCGCTCCCACCGCCGCCGACAATGACTCGGCCGCCGCCGCGCTGCTCCCCGCCGCCGACAAGGGGCTGGGAGCGCTGCACGGCCCGGCCGAGGCTCTGGCCAGCGCCGGGCCTCGCCTCACGGGCTCGACGCCGCTGTTCAGCCGCTTCGTCTGCACTCCGCTGAGCGCCGAgtgccccgccgccgcccccggccccgccgccgccgccgccggccccgaAGAGCTGCTAGCGCTGCGCAGCGCCGCGGCACAGCTGCGCCGCACGGCGCTGGAGCAGAAGGAGCGCATCCGCATGGACCAGGAGACCATCCGCGAGCTGACGGGCAAGCTGAGCCGCTGCGAGGGCGGCCTCCACGCTGCTCCCCCCGCCGCCGGGCTCCGCGCCGCCCCCCGGCCCGGCACCATGGGGCACCCCCCCGCCGAGCCGCCCGCCGTGCGAGAGCTGGAGGAGGCCGTCCGCGCCCTGCAGGAGCGCATCGACCGGATCGAGGTGGGGAGGCCGGGGGGAAGGGGGGTCCCGCAAGCCCGCCCCCCCAAAACCTGCTCTTTCCCCACCCATGTTCCCACCACCCCTGGGAGCTTTGGGAAGGTCTTCGCTGCCCCCCTTCCCGGTGCCACGGTCCTTGCTCAGGGGATGTGCTCGCCCTTTGCCTCCCAATCCATTCCCCCCATAGCAGGTGGCCCCGAGCATCACTTCTTGACCAGCCACAGCCCAATGTGGGAACCGTGGACCGTGTCCAAATGCTgccctcctgcacagccccatcaTGGCCATATAATGGGGCCCCTTGCAATAGAAAGTGTGAGCACCCCCCTAC
The sequence above is a segment of the Excalfactoria chinensis isolate bCotChi1 chromosome 1, bCotChi1.hap2, whole genome shotgun sequence genome. Coding sequences within it:
- the CBX6 gene encoding chromobox protein homolog 6 isoform X1, with product MELSAVGERVFAAESIIKRRIRKGRIEYLVKWKGWAIKYSTWEPEENILDSRLIAAFEQKERERELYGPKKRGPKPKTFLLKARAQAEALHIGDVHFSVKPGSSTSSPKLHSSAAVHRLKKDIRRCHRMSRRPLPRPDPQNGGSVGGGAGIRPPVSPFSETVRIINRKVKPREPKRSRIILNLKVIDKGGKPASGSGALARPKIPSRNRVIGKSKKFSESVLRTQIRHMKFGGFSLYNKPSAAPAPSLEGKGEAEGSQAASCGLMMGSTPYDAPSSSSSGCPSPAPHSSSDPDDSPPKLLPETLSPAIPDWRESEVLDLSIPPESAATSKRSPSRGCSGGQTPSLPLSSSDPELEASDWRPEMSPCSNVVVTDVTSNLLTVTIKEFCNAEDFEKVAAAGGGGGGSK
- the CBX6 gene encoding chromobox protein homolog 6 isoform X2, whose translation is MELSAVGERVFAAESIIKRRIRKGRIEYLVKWKGWAIKYSTWEPEENILDSRLIAAFEQKERERELYGPKKRGPKPKTFLLKPGSSTSSPKLHSSAAVHRLKKDIRRCHRMSRRPLPRPDPQNGGSVGGGAGIRPPVSPFSETVRIINRKVKPREPKRSRIILNLKVIDKGGKPASGSGALARPKIPSRNRVIGKSKKFSESVLRTQIRHMKFGGFSLYNKPSAAPAPSLEGKGEAEGSQAASCGLMMGSTPYDAPSSSSSGCPSPAPHSSSDPDDSPPKLLPETLSPAIPDWRESEVLDLSIPPESAATSKRSPSRGCSGGQTPSLPLSSSDPELEASDWRPEMSPCSNVVVTDVTSNLLTVTIKEFCNAEDFEKVAAAGGGGGGSK